The genomic segment CCGCGGCCCGCTCAGCGGTCGAGCGTCTCCGGTAGGTCGTCCCGACGGCTCAGGCGCCCACCCGCGAGAGATTGAAGTAGGAGCGGGCGCCCTCCGGCCTGATGTCGGCCACGGCGTCGTCGAAGATCCGCATCGGATGCGGCGTGTACGGATGCTCCGCGATGGCGTCGAGGTCGAGTTCGATGCCGAGACCGATGCCCTCGGGGATGAGGATGTCGCCCTCGTCGGTCAGGGTCAGCGCCTCGTTCGAGATCTCCGAGCGCCACGGCACGTCGGTCGCCATGATCTCCAGGTAGCGGAAGTTGGGCAACGTGGCACCCAACTGCAGGGTGGCGGCCGTGCTGAGCGGGCCGCTCGGATTGTGCGGCGCGAACGGCACGTAGTACGCCGCCGCCAGGGTGGAGATGAAGCTCAGCTCCAGCAGTCCGCCGGCGTGGGTCACGTCGGGCTGCACGTAGTCGACGGCTTGGCGCGCGAGCACGGGAACGAATTCCTTGCGGCCGAACCAGCGCTCTCCGGCAGCGATCGCCACGGGCGACTTGGAGCGGATCTCGACCAGTGCATCGATTCCGTCAGGCGGGCAGGGCTCCTCGAAGAACACCGGATTGAAGCGCTCGAGCTTTCGGGCGACCTTGATCGCCGTCGGCACGTCGAATCGTCCGTGGCCCTCGATGAACAGCTCGATGTCGTCACCGACCGCGTCTCGCACCGCGGCGACCGACTCGAGCATCCGGTCGAGATCGCGATCCGCGACGATGAGATCGGATGCCTCGAACGGGTCCCATTTCAGACCCCGGAACCCCGTGGCGATCGTGTCGACGGCGGCCGCGGCATAGTCCTCCGGGGTCTCCGCGCCCGAGAACCAGCCGTTGGCATAGGCGCGCACCCGATCGCGCGTCCGGCCGCCGAGGAGCGCGTGCACCGGAACCCCGAGCGAGCGTGCCGTGACATCCCACATCGCCGTCTCGAGCGCGCTCAACGCCGTCATCGTGACCGGGCCACCGCGCCAGTAGGCGTCGCGGCTGAGCTCGTAGATCGTCTGCGCGATGCGGGTCGGGTCTTTGCCCTTCACGGCTTCGCCGAGAATCGCCACCGCACCCTGCACCGCGAGTTCCTGGCCCTCGAGCGTGGCCTCCGAGACACCGATGATCCCCTCGTCGGTGTGCAGCCGCACGATCACGAGATTGGTGCGATAGAAGTCGACGGTGAGTGTCTCGAGTCGGGTGATCTTCATGGATTCTTGGTTCCTTATCCTTTGACAGCGCCGGCGGTCATGCCGCCGATGACGTATTTCTGAGCGAAGAGGTAGAAGGCGACGGCCGGCAGGGTGAAGATCAGCGCGACAGCCATGATGGTCTGGATCGAGGTGTCCTGCTCACCGATGTACCCCGCCACACCGACCGACGCGGGCTGCAGGCTCTTGTCGTAGATGAAGGTCACGGCGAAGACGTATTCGTTCCAGGCCGTGAAGAAGGCGATCACCGCCGCCG from the Herbiconiux aconitum genome contains:
- a CDS encoding mandelate racemase/muconate lactonizing enzyme family protein, with protein sequence MKITRLETLTVDFYRTNLVIVRLHTDEGIIGVSEATLEGQELAVQGAVAILGEAVKGKDPTRIAQTIYELSRDAYWRGGPVTMTALSALETAMWDVTARSLGVPVHALLGGRTRDRVRAYANGWFSGAETPEDYAAAAVDTIATGFRGLKWDPFEASDLIVADRDLDRMLESVAAVRDAVGDDIELFIEGHGRFDVPTAIKVARKLERFNPVFFEEPCPPDGIDALVEIRSKSPVAIAAGERWFGRKEFVPVLARQAVDYVQPDVTHAGGLLELSFISTLAAAYYVPFAPHNPSGPLSTAATLQLGATLPNFRYLEIMATDVPWRSEISNEALTLTDEGDILIPEGIGLGIELDLDAIAEHPYTPHPMRIFDDAVADIRPEGARSYFNLSRVGA